A DNA window from Amycolatopsis sp. DSM 110486 contains the following coding sequences:
- a CDS encoding ABC transporter substrate-binding protein — protein sequence MKYRRKLACLVLTGAMFLLSACGALSATNTLGGGSTGGLIPITAGVAASQSSTAILVGEQHGFFAQNGIDLTIGRAATGAGAITQVINGQQQVALGGISPVVIAAASHIPVQIVSGAVADRPAAAGAQYQTMVAGGSSIRSFKDLAGKTVAVNSLKCCWEFWIREAIEKDGGDASSVHLVQLTFPDQITALDQGKVDAISTAQPYATALRKKGFRDIGDSPAVAFADPDADNTVFFMAKSFIDQHPGIVERWRKAVRESSEYANAHPDETRKAIVKQTKADPDLVAQAPLPLYTADVSRQVIEKEAAFTVKYGVVSVAPAYGTYVVP from the coding sequence GTGAAGTATCGACGCAAACTCGCGTGCCTGGTGCTCACCGGGGCCATGTTCCTGCTGTCGGCGTGCGGGGCGCTGAGCGCGACCAACACGCTCGGTGGCGGGTCGACCGGCGGCCTGATCCCGATCACGGCGGGGGTCGCGGCGTCGCAGTCGTCCACCGCGATCCTGGTGGGAGAGCAGCACGGGTTCTTCGCGCAGAACGGGATCGACCTCACCATCGGCCGCGCGGCCACCGGCGCCGGAGCGATCACCCAGGTCATCAACGGCCAGCAGCAGGTGGCGCTCGGCGGCATCTCGCCGGTCGTGATCGCGGCGGCCTCGCACATCCCGGTGCAGATCGTGTCGGGCGCGGTCGCCGACCGTCCCGCCGCGGCCGGGGCGCAGTACCAGACCATGGTGGCGGGCGGCAGCTCGATCCGGTCCTTCAAGGACCTTGCGGGCAAGACGGTCGCCGTGAACTCCCTGAAGTGCTGCTGGGAGTTCTGGATCCGCGAGGCGATCGAGAAGGACGGCGGCGACGCGTCGTCCGTCCACTTGGTACAGCTCACGTTCCCCGACCAGATCACCGCCCTCGATCAGGGCAAGGTCGACGCGATCAGCACCGCCCAGCCGTACGCGACGGCGTTGCGGAAGAAGGGCTTTCGGGACATCGGTGACTCGCCGGCCGTCGCGTTCGCCGATCCGGACGCCGACAACACGGTGTTCTTCATGGCCAAGTCCTTCATCGACCAGCATCCCGGCATCGTGGAAAGGTGGCGCAAGGCGGTGCGAGAGTCCAGTGAGTACGCCAACGCACATCCCGACGAGACCCGCAAGGCCATCGTGAAGCAGACGAAGGCCGATCCCGATCTCGTGGCCCAGGCTCCGTTACCGCTCTACACCGCGGACGTCAGCCGCCAGGTGATCGAGAAGGAAGCGGCGTTCACAGTCAAGTACGGGGTGGTCTCGGTCGCGCCCGCGTACGGAACGTACGTAGTGCCGTGA